In one window of Candidatus Sulfuricurvum sp. RIFRC-1 DNA:
- the nifK gene encoding nitrogenase molybdenum-iron protein subunit beta: MQEIEKIVNGKDLFKRPEYQEVLANKKQFESSMLAVNPAKVEEIAEWTKTWDYREKNLAREAITVNPAKACQPLGAVMVALGFEGTMPYVHGSHGCVAYFRSYFTKHFKEPTPCVSDSMTEDAAVFGGLVNMKEGLKNCAAVYKPKMIAVSTTCMAEVIGDDLMAFILAAKEEDGGEYLPAEYPIPFAHTPSFVGSHITGYDNMMHGIMSQLTEGNKGETKQRINIIPGFETYIGSLRSVKSIVEAFGTDYIMLGDHSDQWDMPAGNYEMFQGGTKIEDAKDCINSSATISLQKYATSKTMKMVEKRWKHAGGCSNPIGLKGTDEFVMKLAELTGTEVPQKLKTERGRLVDAMQDSYPYMHGKKFAIWGDPDFLIGAVSFLLEMGAEPTHVLCHNAPNGWEAEMRAMLDTSPAKDSLHVWAGKDLWAMRSLLFTEPVDFMIGNSYGKELMRDTGTPLIYIGFPIFDRHHLHRYSISGYDGALNLLTWITNKVLDQLDEDTKNIATTDYFFDLVR, from the coding sequence ATGCAAGAAATAGAAAAAATCGTAAACGGGAAAGACCTGTTTAAACGCCCTGAGTACCAAGAAGTACTCGCAAACAAAAAACAATTCGAATCGTCTATGCTTGCAGTTAACCCTGCAAAAGTAGAAGAGATCGCTGAGTGGACCAAAACATGGGATTACCGTGAGAAAAACCTTGCTCGTGAAGCGATCACCGTTAACCCTGCAAAAGCATGTCAGCCTCTTGGGGCTGTTATGGTTGCACTCGGGTTTGAGGGTACTATGCCTTACGTTCACGGTTCTCATGGATGTGTTGCGTATTTCCGTTCATACTTTACCAAACACTTCAAAGAGCCGACTCCTTGTGTTTCGGATTCTATGACTGAAGATGCTGCGGTATTCGGTGGATTGGTGAACATGAAAGAGGGTCTTAAAAACTGTGCTGCAGTGTATAAACCTAAAATGATCGCGGTTTCTACCACATGTATGGCAGAGGTTATCGGGGACGACTTGATGGCATTTATCCTTGCGGCAAAAGAAGAGGACGGCGGAGAATACCTTCCGGCTGAATATCCGATCCCTTTTGCACACACACCTTCATTCGTAGGTAGCCATATCACTGGATATGACAACATGATGCACGGTATCATGTCTCAGCTCACTGAAGGAAACAAAGGCGAAACGAAACAACGTATCAACATCATCCCTGGTTTTGAAACGTACATCGGAAGCCTTCGTTCGGTTAAAAGCATCGTAGAAGCATTCGGAACAGACTATATCATGTTGGGTGACCACTCTGATCAATGGGATATGCCGGCTGGTAACTACGAAATGTTCCAAGGCGGAACAAAAATTGAAGACGCAAAAGATTGTATCAACTCAAGTGCAACAATCTCTCTTCAAAAATACGCAACGTCTAAAACCATGAAAATGGTCGAAAAACGTTGGAAACATGCTGGTGGATGTTCTAACCCAATCGGTCTTAAAGGTACCGATGAGTTTGTTATGAAACTCGCAGAGTTGACTGGAACTGAAGTTCCACAAAAACTCAAAACTGAGCGTGGCCGTCTTGTTGATGCTATGCAAGACAGCTATCCGTACATGCACGGTAAAAAATTCGCTATCTGGGGTGATCCTGACTTCCTAATCGGTGCAGTATCATTCCTCCTTGAGATGGGTGCAGAACCTACTCATGTTCTTTGCCACAATGCACCAAACGGCTGGGAAGCTGAGATGAGAGCAATGCTCGATACTTCTCCGGCTAAAGACAGCCTCCATGTATGGGCAGGTAAAGACTTGTGGGCAATGCGTTCACTCTTGTTCACTGAGCCGGTTGATTTCATGATCGGTAACAGCTACGGTAAAGAGTTGATGCGTGATACAGGAACTCCGTTGATTTACATCGGATTCCCGATCTTTGACCGTCATCACCTTCACCGTTACTCTATCAGCGGATACGATGGAGCGTTGAACCTTCTTACTTGGATCACGAACAAAGTTCTTGATCAATTGGATGAAGATACCAAAAACATCGCGACCACTGACTATTTCTTCGACCTCGTCCGCTAA
- a CDS encoding diguanylate cyclase, giving the protein MNNMTIIKRILLWLGAMSLVWFLILAFIVLQVRETVRQEGLNHLQKILNHKSDALGAYVVQRYDALDNLNQFFSFTSHYHPIFDKKMWMTDQLFSKNLQQNLADIKEKSGFYDIFLITLSGDIIYTFEREKDLHTNLLNGPYKNTLLAHVFQDALKQKKPYISNFDYYEPSHEDAAFIAKPIIVEGKILGVLAAQIDNKVINSVINDYSELGKTGRVVTSGFCNSRSINAKTSRHCDIKECATCNSFQLEAINNALKGKYGQQYTSDKSGHELAVAWGYQKDLRWGIAVHMEENELLESWYQSTTSLIILFFSGILVIGFMVIMAFRSFSRPIHKLTHYAYLVSSGHYNIQIDAKGYDHEWQVLIHAFKNMVIEINREMAKLNEQNILLKNQKNEIEELNQNLEFRIKKKSEKLQEYINIIDHYVITSQTDKNGIILYVSDAFCKISGYAREELIGHNHRIIRHPDMPDSLFEDLWTTITSGKTWHGEIKNLKADGGYYWVETTITPNIVGGEIAGYTAVRYDISDKKIIEELAITDPMTGLYNRRFYIKTINEEMNRIKRHDSSLALMMIDVDNFKLYNDTYGHQAGDDVLTRVSDILKFYTSRSGEYAFRLGGEEFGIIVSGMDRDEYIELANRIRSAIEVLAIVHEKNNASPYVTISIGIALYRTGSHATCEDLYREADMQLYRAKEHGRNQVVIGEKS; this is encoded by the coding sequence ATGAATAATATGACAATCATAAAACGGATACTATTATGGTTGGGTGCAATGTCATTGGTATGGTTTCTTATCCTTGCCTTTATTGTGTTGCAAGTGAGGGAAACTGTTCGGCAAGAGGGTTTGAATCATCTGCAAAAAATTTTAAATCATAAAAGTGATGCTCTTGGTGCGTATGTAGTACAAAGATATGATGCCCTTGATAACCTAAATCAATTTTTCTCCTTTACATCACACTATCATCCTATCTTCGATAAAAAAATGTGGATGACTGATCAACTCTTTTCAAAGAATCTACAACAAAACTTAGCTGATATCAAAGAGAAAAGCGGTTTTTACGATATTTTTTTGATCACATTGAGCGGAGATATCATTTACACCTTTGAACGTGAAAAGGATCTGCATACCAACCTACTCAACGGTCCCTATAAAAATACACTGTTGGCGCATGTTTTTCAGGATGCTTTGAAGCAGAAGAAACCTTATATTTCCAATTTTGATTATTACGAACCTAGTCACGAAGATGCCGCTTTTATTGCTAAACCTATTATAGTAGAGGGGAAAATTCTTGGTGTATTGGCGGCTCAAATTGACAATAAAGTAATCAATTCGGTCATTAATGATTATAGTGAATTGGGAAAAACAGGTAGGGTTGTTACCTCGGGTTTTTGTAATAGCAGGTCGATCAATGCGAAAACATCACGACATTGTGATATAAAAGAATGTGCTACCTGTAATTCATTTCAACTTGAAGCAATTAACAATGCCCTCAAAGGGAAATACGGACAGCAATACACATCCGATAAATCCGGGCATGAGTTAGCGGTTGCCTGGGGATATCAAAAAGATTTGCGCTGGGGAATAGCGGTGCATATGGAAGAGAACGAATTATTGGAGTCCTGGTATCAATCAACAACCTCGCTAATAATTTTATTTTTTAGCGGTATTTTAGTGATCGGTTTTATGGTCATTATGGCATTTCGCTCTTTTTCCAGACCGATACATAAACTAACGCATTATGCGTATTTGGTTTCAAGCGGACATTATAACATTCAGATTGACGCCAAAGGATACGATCATGAATGGCAGGTATTGATACATGCATTCAAAAATATGGTTATCGAAATCAATCGGGAGATGGCTAAGCTTAATGAACAAAATATCCTTTTGAAGAATCAAAAAAATGAGATCGAAGAACTCAATCAGAATTTGGAATTCCGTATCAAGAAGAAATCCGAAAAACTTCAAGAATATATCAATATCATAGATCATTATGTGATCACATCCCAAACCGATAAAAATGGTATTATCCTCTATGTTTCCGATGCATTTTGTAAAATCAGCGGCTATGCGAGAGAGGAGTTAATCGGGCATAATCACCGCATTATACGCCATCCCGATATGCCGGATTCATTGTTTGAAGATCTCTGGACAACGATAACATCCGGAAAAACATGGCATGGTGAGATCAAAAATTTAAAGGCGGACGGCGGCTATTATTGGGTCGAAACAACAATCACGCCGAATATCGTGGGCGGAGAAATAGCCGGATATACGGCAGTTCGATACGATATCTCGGATAAAAAAATCATTGAAGAGCTGGCAATTACCGATCCGATGACCGGACTCTACAATCGCCGTTTTTACATTAAGACGATCAACGAAGAGATGAACCGCATCAAACGTCACGATTCATCACTCGCATTAATGATGATTGATGTTGATAATTTCAAGCTCTATAACGACACCTACGGTCATCAGGCAGGGGATGATGTTTTAACGCGAGTCTCCGATATCCTGAAATTTTACACTTCTCGCAGCGGTGAGTATGCGTTTCGCTTAGGAGGAGAGGAGTTTGGAATCATCGTTAGCGGCATGGATAGGGATGAATATATTGAACTTGCCAATCGTATTCGCAGTGCGATAGAGGTGTTGGCAATAGTACATGAGAAGAACAACGCTTCTCCTTATGTTACCATTTCAATCGGAATTGCCCTTTATCGTACGGGTTCACACGCCACGTGCGAAGATCTATACAGAGAAGCGGATATGCAGCTTTATCGGGCCAAAGAGCACGGTCGAAATCAAGTTGTCATCGGTGAGAAAAGTTAA